The following is a genomic window from Raphanus sativus cultivar WK10039 unplaced genomic scaffold, ASM80110v3 Scaffold1005, whole genome shotgun sequence.
ggcaacacatgACTATAGTCTGAACCACTTCTGTtgggccaggatacctctgtataattcaaaaaaaaatcacactttttttatatcaatttcgtaaggttttttaaaagttttaactagtcaagataaaatattaaataccaTACTAGAATATTAAATTCCAAATTGAaatagaaaattgaaaaatatgtggaaaaattagaaaaaaaatctaatagcAAAACACCGaaaagataataacaaaaattatcaTAATCTTATTCGTATTTTATGTTTAACACGTAAGCAAAATCTTATCGTTTACAAAATCTATAATAGGTCTCACTGTTCGAATGATTGTTTTTAATCTTATACGAGATGAATTTCGTTTGCTTACGATTTCATTATAGACAATATATACTACGATAAGGAAGAacataatatttgagataagcAAAATCATAATAAGTGGTACTGCTaatctcaacaaaaaaaatccataCAAAATAATGACGAAAGATATTGAAATAATAAGGAGCGAATCTGATGACGAGGAGGATCTAGCATTTGAGATAAGCAGCAGTATCATAATAAGTGGTACTGCTAATCACACCGAAAAGCAATACAAAGTCATAACGAAAGACATTGATATGATGAGTAGCgaatctgatgatgatgatcaagcAAGTAAATCTAGATTACTACGTGCAGACCAGGTTAGGTCAAATTCACTTGATCGGTTTATGAGACGTGCTGAGAAAGTTTGGGCAGTTTCCACCAtggaaaaggaagaagatgaatctCAAAAGCCTATAATACTGGAGACTAATCAGGGACCAGTAGACGAAAGAGTTGGTGATATGGTGCAGTTGGGACAAAACAACTATTTCATAGTTGACATCTTCGAGAAAGAGATCATTGAGTTGGGAGACAAAGTGGATCTAAACTTCAAGACATTCAACAACTTCGAAGCTGTTGATGGAGGCGCTCCTTCGGATCACCACTTCTACAACCACAGGTGTTGTTACTCCTCTTGCTTCCGCCTCTGCTTCTGCACAGACATTGATGTAGAGAGAGAGTGGGTAATTCTAAAGAGACAACTAGACttgtgggagaagaagaaggaagatggTTCAAAAAGAGTCAGCTTCTGTGTGAGAACTTACCGTCAGAGAAAAGAGCTGATGAGAGTTGCTGCAACCGTGACAAACGGTGGTGATCAGAGTCACAGCTTGTTGTTCTTTGACATTAAGTTCCCTAAGAGGTATCCATATCAAGCACCGAGTTTCTTCTACCATACATATGGTCTTCCTTTGAGTAATCTTGGAACCCAAAAGAAACTGAGACCTGAACGCCGTTACAACGTATTAGATGTGTTCCTCCACATTGAAGAGATTGTGATGATGAACACCAACAAGTCATATAATCAGATGGTGGATATGCTGAAACGCCCTCTCATGGGGTTTGAGGATTTTGTAAAGGGGCACTTCAGGAAGAAGGGGGCTTTCATTCTGAGGAACATGATGGATGAGATGGATTTGGGCAATGAGAGGGATAATAAGTACATGTTCTTGAAGACGTACATTGCCTTTGAAGACAATAAAGCTTATTGTGAGCATCTTCTCAACAGTGATCTTAAAG
Proteins encoded in this region:
- the LOC108858938 gene encoding uncharacterized protein LOC108858938; this translates as MTKDIEIIRSESDDEEDLAFEISSSIIISGTANHTEKQYKVITKDIDMMSSESDDDDQASKSRLLRADQVRSNSLDRFMRRAEKVWAVSTMEKEEDESQKPIILETNQGPVDERVGDMVQLGQNNYFIVDIFEKEIIELGDKVDLNFKTFNNFEAVDGGAPSDHHFYNHRCCYSSCFRLCFCTDIDVEREWVILKRQLDLWEKKKEDGSKRVSFCVRTYRQRKELMRVAATVTNGGDQSHSLLFFDIKFPKRYPYQAPSFFYHTYGLPLSNLGTQKKLRPERRYNVLDVFLHIEEIVMMNTNKSYNQMVDMLKRPLMGFEDFVKGHFRKKGAFILRNMMDEMDLGNERDNKYMFLKTYIAFEDNKAYCEHLLNSDLKEVLKRFKEKESSASENYNSSSSQETSRHQNSWSKYSFL